In Spiroplasma litorale, a single genomic region encodes these proteins:
- the metG gene encoding methionine--tRNA ligase yields the protein MKKNFYVTTPIYYPSGNLHIGHAYTTTLADVICRYKKEDGYNTFFLTGSDEHGQKIELKAKENNLEPIEYVNEIVLNFKNLWKKLNINYNKFIRTTDQYHIDSVQKIFSFLLEKKLIYLSKYKGEYCISCEEFLTKEQIVDNKFHVVCKKEFIIFEEDSYILKITEFKTYLQEIFKTDFLEPENRKKEMLNNFINNDLEDLSVTRINFKWGIPVIEDPKHVIYVWIDALSNYITALGYKNNEKNLMDTFWSKDTEILQIIGKEITRFHSIYWPVLLKALDLRLPSKILSHGWILSKNDKMSKSLNNVIDPLKIIDDFSSDALRFYISYNLPTYKDGNFTEELFIESFNTNLANNVGNLISRTSNMIIKYFDGQTPEANIESDSLYKKGIETITNYKKFMNEYKVTEAIEEVLKLGQSCNKYIEDIKPWDLEKNDKIDELKKVIKILHNNIVIIIYLLKPILVENTEKMFKQIGVKIDDVNFDSINNKKYSIDKISSREIIFKRI from the coding sequence ATGAAAAAAAATTTCTATGTAACCACTCCAATATATTACCCAAGTGGGAATTTACATATTGGTCACGCTTACACAACTACATTAGCAGACGTTATATGTAGATATAAAAAAGAAGATGGTTATAACACCTTTTTTTTGACTGGATCTGATGAACATGGTCAAAAAATAGAATTAAAAGCAAAAGAAAATAATCTAGAACCAATAGAATATGTTAATGAAATTGTATTAAATTTTAAAAATTTGTGAAAAAAATTAAACATAAATTACAATAAATTTATTAGAACAACAGATCAATATCATATTGACTCTGTTCAAAAAATTTTCTCTTTTCTATTAGAAAAAAAACTTATTTATCTTTCAAAATATAAAGGTGAATATTGTATTAGTTGTGAAGAGTTTCTTACTAAAGAACAAATTGTAGATAATAAATTTCATGTAGTGTGTAAAAAAGAATTTATTATTTTTGAAGAAGATTCTTACATTTTGAAAATTACTGAGTTTAAAACTTATTTACAAGAAATCTTTAAAACAGATTTTTTAGAACCAGAGAATAGAAAAAAAGAAATGCTAAATAATTTTATTAATAATGACTTAGAAGACTTGTCTGTTACAAGAATAAATTTTAAATGAGGCATACCAGTTATTGAAGACCCTAAACATGTAATTTATGTTTGAATTGATGCATTAAGCAATTATATAACTGCTCTTGGTTATAAAAATAATGAAAAAAACTTAATGGATACATTTTGATCTAAAGACACAGAAATATTGCAAATAATTGGAAAAGAAATTACAAGGTTTCATTCTATTTATTGACCAGTACTACTAAAAGCTTTAGATTTAAGATTACCTTCAAAAATTCTTTCTCATGGGTGGATTTTAAGTAAAAACGATAAAATGAGTAAATCTCTTAATAATGTAATTGACCCTCTAAAAATAATTGACGATTTTTCAAGTGATGCACTAAGATTTTATATTTCATATAATTTACCAACCTATAAGGATGGAAATTTTACTGAGGAATTATTTATAGAATCTTTTAACACAAATCTTGCAAATAATGTTGGTAATCTAATTTCACGAACATCTAACATGATTATAAAATATTTTGATGGACAAACACCTGAAGCTAATATTGAATCAGATTCTCTTTATAAAAAAGGAATAGAAACAATTACAAACTACAAAAAATTTATGAATGAATACAAAGTTACAGAAGCAATAGAAGAAGTTTTAAAACTAGGTCAAAGTTGTAACAAGTATATTGAGGACATTAAGCCTTGAGATTTAGAAAAAAATGATAAAATAGATGAACTTAAAAAAGTTATAAAAATATTACATAATAATATTGTAATTATAATTTACCTATTAAAACCGATTTTGGTTGAAAACACAGAAAAAATGTTTAAACAAATTGGGGTAAAAAT
- a CDS encoding phosphoribosyltransferase produces the protein MENQKLVTIITEEEIRSAIANAAQSYGKLYENQQLTIVADLRNSFIFIADLIRELPIDVTIQFVATPTKDIENCNLQNSKIDLGLTESLKGKNVLIVNDILLNGNTLTRLYDYVKNEDPGSIKILNLIEKDNKDRNISLEYESLFKIDNLFIVGYGLTYNESYRGLKAIYSLEIAK, from the coding sequence ATGGAAAACCAAAAACTAGTAACAATTATAACAGAAGAAGAAATTAGATCTGCAATCGCCAATGCTGCACAGAGCTATGGAAAATTATATGAAAATCAACAACTTACAATAGTTGCTGATTTAAGAAACTCATTTATTTTTATTGCTGATTTAATTAGGGAATTACCAATCGATGTAACAATTCAGTTCGTAGCTACTCCAACTAAAGATATAGAAAATTGTAATTTACAAAATTCTAAAATTGATCTTGGTCTAACAGAATCATTAAAAGGTAAAAATGTTCTTATAGTAAATGACATTTTATTAAATGGTAATACATTAACAAGATTATATGATTATGTTAAAAATGAAGATCCAGGTTCAATCAAAATTTTAAATTTAATAGAAAAAGATAATAAAGATCGTAACATATCTTTAGAATATGAATCATTATTTAAAATTGATAATTTATTTATAGTTGGTTATGGATTAACATATAACGAAAGCTATAGAGGCTTAAAAGCAATCTATAGTTTAGAAATTGCTAAATAA
- the purB gene encoding adenylosuccinate lyase, with amino-acid sequence MIERYLINEIEKIWSEENKLLTWLEVEKVVVRAWNNLGVVPKKDMDLIDKLKEINIPRMLEIEKETKHDVVAFTRMISEYLGEEKRWIHLGLTSTDVVDTAQNVLIKQSNQIVLKEINKLLEEIKKKAIENKETLIMGRSHGMYGEPTSLGLKFLLWYDELKRQISRFELAKNQIEVAKISGSMGNYANIEPDIEEFVAKEFDLNLDNISTQVTQRDRHANLIQVFANISSTLEKITTEIRLFQRSEVQEVCEGFDKGQKGSSSMPHKKNPISSENITGLARYIRGFVSTSLENNVLWHERDISHSSNERLMLPDVFNIMVYILRRTTSTISNLVVNKDKMLEHINSQNNIFYSQRVLTYILIKYNFSREEVYDFIQKCTLECQLKNKDFKSILLENGINNYISNLNEFEELFDLKYFLRHVNRVFERVVK; translated from the coding sequence ATGATAGAACGATACCTTATTAATGAAATTGAAAAAATTTGAAGTGAAGAAAATAAACTTTTAACATGACTTGAAGTTGAAAAAGTTGTTGTAAGAGCATGAAATAACCTTGGTGTAGTCCCTAAAAAGGATATGGATTTAATAGATAAACTTAAAGAAATTAACATACCAAGAATGTTGGAAATTGAAAAAGAAACTAAACATGATGTTGTTGCTTTTACAAGAATGATTTCTGAGTATTTAGGAGAAGAAAAAAGATGAATCCATCTTGGACTTACTTCTACAGATGTGGTTGATACAGCTCAAAATGTTTTGATAAAACAGTCTAACCAAATTGTTTTAAAAGAGATAAATAAATTATTAGAAGAAATTAAGAAAAAAGCTATAGAAAATAAAGAAACATTAATTATGGGAAGATCTCATGGAATGTATGGAGAACCAACATCACTGGGTCTAAAATTTTTACTATGATACGATGAATTAAAAAGACAAATAAGTAGATTTGAACTTGCAAAAAATCAAATAGAGGTTGCTAAAATATCTGGTTCAATGGGTAATTATGCAAATATAGAACCAGATATTGAAGAGTTTGTAGCAAAAGAATTTGATCTTAATCTTGATAATATTTCTACTCAAGTAACTCAAAGAGATAGACATGCAAATTTAATACAAGTATTTGCAAATATATCAAGCACTTTAGAAAAAATAACTACAGAAATTAGATTGTTTCAAAGAAGTGAAGTTCAAGAAGTTTGTGAAGGTTTTGATAAAGGCCAAAAAGGCTCTAGTTCAATGCCTCATAAAAAAAACCCAATTAGTTCAGAAAATATTACTGGACTAGCAAGGTATATAAGAGGTTTTGTATCAACATCTTTAGAAAACAATGTCTTATGACATGAAAGAGACATATCTCATAGTTCAAATGAAAGATTAATGCTTCCAGATGTTTTTAATATTATGGTTTACATACTAAGAAGAACAACTAGTACAATTAGTAATTTAGTTGTAAATAAGGATAAAATGTTAGAACATATTAATAGTCAAAATAACATTTTTTATAGTCAAAGGGTATTAACATACATATTAATAAAGTATAATTTTTCTAGAGAAGAAGTTTATGATTTCATTCAAAAATGCACTTTAGAGTGCCAATTAAAAAATAAAGACTTTAAATCAATTTTATTAGAAAATGGTATTAATAATTATATTTCCAACTTAAATGAATTTGAAGAACTCTTTGATTTGAAATACTTCTTAAGACATGTAAATCGTGTCTTTGAAAGGGTGGTTAAATAA
- a CDS encoding adenylosuccinate synthase, whose protein sequence is MRKYNSLVIVGAQWGDEGKGKMTDYFGQKADVVVRFSGGDNAGHVINFNGEKHKVTIVPSGIFNKKTTNVIGNGCVINLDNLIKEIDVIEKFGTSHGNLLISNKAHVLMPYHIEIDNALENERKDFKIGTTKKGIGPAYNDKISRFGIRICDIPRPSFGEHLKATYDYNVKFLKKMFDIDFSITFEDLYDQLQAAYNKIKPWVTDCDIFVENAIKDGKNVLFEGAQGAMLDIDHGTYPYVTSSNTSANNASIGTGISHKLIEKTLGIVKAYCTRVGEGPFPSEINDEIANKIRTVGNEFGSNTGRPRRIGWFDAVALKHAIRTSGLDSIFITLLDVLTGIDTLNICVGYELNNKKISIMPNNANDLADCKPIYISTPGWTKDITKITSFIELPDEAKNYIKLIEKICEIKIDGFSVGPDRNQTILYEDFF, encoded by the coding sequence ATGAGAAAGTATAATTCACTTGTAATTGTTGGTGCTCAATGAGGTGACGAAGGTAAAGGTAAAATGACTGATTACTTTGGTCAAAAAGCAGATGTAGTAGTTAGATTTTCGGGCGGAGATAATGCAGGACACGTTATTAACTTTAATGGTGAAAAACATAAAGTTACAATCGTGCCTTCAGGGATATTTAATAAAAAAACAACAAATGTAATAGGTAATGGTTGTGTGATAAATTTGGATAACTTAATTAAAGAAATTGATGTTATTGAAAAGTTTGGTACAAGTCACGGAAATTTATTAATTTCAAATAAAGCACACGTTTTAATGCCATACCACATCGAAATAGACAATGCATTAGAAAATGAAAGAAAAGATTTTAAAATAGGAACTACAAAAAAAGGGATTGGACCAGCTTATAATGATAAGATTTCAAGATTTGGTATTAGGATATGTGATATTCCAAGACCTAGTTTTGGTGAACATTTAAAAGCAACATATGATTACAATGTTAAGTTCCTTAAGAAAATGTTTGATATAGACTTTTCAATTACTTTTGAGGACTTGTATGACCAACTTCAAGCAGCTTACAATAAAATTAAACCTTGAGTAACTGATTGTGATATTTTTGTAGAGAATGCAATTAAGGATGGCAAAAATGTTTTATTTGAAGGTGCGCAGGGAGCAATGCTTGATATAGATCATGGAACATATCCTTATGTAACAAGTTCTAACACTTCTGCGAACAATGCTTCAATTGGTACAGGTATTAGCCATAAACTAATTGAAAAAACTCTTGGAATTGTTAAAGCTTATTGTACAAGAGTTGGAGAAGGACCATTTCCAAGTGAAATAAATGATGAAATTGCAAATAAAATCCGTACAGTTGGTAATGAATTTGGGTCAAATACAGGTAGGCCAAGAAGAATAGGATGGTTTGATGCTGTTGCATTAAAACATGCAATAAGAACATCTGGTTTAGATTCAATATTTATTACATTATTAGATGTGTTAACAGGTATAGATACTTTAAATATTTGTGTTGGTTATGAATTAAATAACAAAAAAATAAGCATTATGCCAAATAACGCAAATGATTTAGCTGATTGTAAACCAATATATATATCAACACCAGGTTGAACAAAAGACATTACAAAAATAACTTCTTTTATTGAGTTACCAGATGAAGCTAAAAATTATATTAAGTTGATAGAAAAAATATGTGAAATAAAAATAGATGGATTTTCAGTGGGACCAGATAGAAATCAAACAATATTGTATGAAGATTTTTTTTAG
- the pth gene encoding aminoacyl-tRNA hydrolase, producing the protein MQKLIIGLGNPGSNYSRTRHNAGFILIDYLLEKYGYEKKGLKFDAEIYITKIDNIKTIFLKPLTYMNLSGEAIIKAMNYFKINVDDIIVIHDDKDLDVGVLRFKNKGSSGGHNGLKNIIQHLGRQDFKRLKVGVGKPINNIKIVDWVLMKLKDQEIDLIIENFKKKQKFIEDFVKNIDFLKIMNEFN; encoded by the coding sequence ATGCAAAAATTGATTATTGGTCTTGGCAATCCAGGTTCTAATTATTCTAGAACAAGACATAATGCTGGATTTATATTGATAGATTATTTGCTTGAAAAGTATGGGTATGAGAAAAAAGGTTTAAAGTTTGATGCTGAAATTTACATTACAAAGATAGATAATATAAAAACAATATTTCTTAAGCCTTTAACTTATATGAATCTATCAGGTGAGGCCATTATAAAAGCGATGAATTATTTCAAAATAAACGTAGATGATATCATAGTGATACATGATGATAAAGATCTTGATGTTGGTGTACTTCGTTTTAAAAACAAAGGAAGCTCAGGTGGACACAATGGTCTTAAGAATATCATTCAACATTTAGGTAGACAAGATTTTAAAAGGTTAAAAGTTGGTGTTGGCAAACCAATTAATAATATTAAGATTGTTGATTGAGTTTTAATGAAATTAAAAGATCAAGAAATTGATTTAATAATTGAAAATTTTAAGAAAAAACAAAAGTTCATTGAAGATTTTGTTAAAAATATTGATTTTTTAAAAATAATGAACGAATTTAATTAA